A stretch of DNA from Pogoniulus pusillus isolate bPogPus1 chromosome 8, bPogPus1.pri, whole genome shotgun sequence:
ATTAACAGTTGCTCAGAGTTCATGACACATCTCACATTCCACGGAGGCGCTGCTTCTGCAATGACCCCACTGCACACGCAGGCTGCAGAATGTGGTGGCTATGAGGCAGAGTTTAACTCTATCCATCTTCTCAATGGAATCAGCTCCCAAGCTCTGTCCACACAAGTGCAATACTTCTAGGAGAGCAAACATCCTACTGGTATATATCTAATGACTGTATAAAATAAAGGGACTAAAATTAGCTGAATTTCTGCATGCCTTCTGGTTATTTCCCTCCATTTTTCCTGTTCAAAAGGTTTGCATAActcattatttaaaaaaaaacatgtttCATGCTTTAGACAGCCAATGAGTCTGTCATGTGTTTGCTCTACTTTATTACCCAGGGGAACATAGTGATAGAGACAAGGAGAGTTAAGTAAAGAGTACAAACAGCATTAGGATTTGGATTACAACTTGAAATATTGCCAAACTTTACTAACGGCAAGACTAAAGTCCTACATGCCTAAATACAAGTAATTGTCACACACGACTCATTTTCCCTTTTGTCAAAAAAAGACCTGCACCTTTAATGAAGTTACCTTAGCAAACAGGTCTAATTCAGCATGAAGCTGCAGGCCAACTCTAGACAACAGTGAAAAAAGAGCCAAGCTATGAAATAAATTGTCTGCTTCTGATAAGTGTGAGGACACAGTTAGGATCAGACCTCAACAATCTGGCAGCTTTCAACATGtctaagaaaaacaaaaaagttgTAGCCATCCCCCATTACTGAGATTTAACTTTGCTGAGAAAAAGCAGggaagctctctctgctgtgaattttgctttccttttactGCTAACAATTTatctcttctgcctctgttttGATCACCAACTGCTATCCGAGTCTTACTATTCTTTTGGCCTCCTTCCTTGGAAATGGAGTGGGCTCTCTGTGGAGTTTGCCTTGATTCCCCTCTCAGACAGCTGTGATTAATTCAGCGTTCAAGCTCTTGAGTTAATTCTCTCATTAGATCACTTTCCTTCTTCATGGAATGATTACTCCCATAGGAGAAATGAGAAAGACTAAAACAATGTTGCGCTAGTATCTGACACACTGCATCCAGGATGTTTACTTTAAATCAAATTGCCTGGAATTGCTCCAGATCTATGGCTCAAACACAAGAATCTTCTAGCTGGTGGGAAACTGTAGCCATGCTTGTTGCACAACACTACCAGTTTCACTGGAATCCCTCCAAACTTCCTGCTAGGTAAATGTACCCCAAGCATGAACCTCTCCACACAAGAAGGTCAGATGACACAATTCTTTCATTGCTACAGCATACTTTAAGACTcaaaaagaggttttttttccttttaaaattgcATTTTATCACACAGCAATCACCTTTCTACTCAACACTATTGTGAAGGTGAAGCCTGAAACACACAGAAATGTAATATTGCCAGTGCTCCTGAAATCACAAGCACAACACGTGCATTACTCACTGGGAATGTCCCATTGTCTGTAGAGGCTTTTGTAGCTCAGACATGCTCTCCACTTTCGCTGCCTCCCAAATGGCTCCCCAGGGTATGGCTGGTCGTCAGAGGACTTCAACTCAGTCAGCTGGACTCTAGTACAGTCTGCTTCTCAGTACCTTTGGTGCAATGTGGACTCAGGAGAGTTTCTCAATATCCAGTTTAAGAATGTCTAAGCTGTCTGGACTGACGACTTAAATATCAGGCAGTTACTTTAATAACTTTACCTGAAGCCATATAACAAATTTCAAAATAGACCAATAAAAAGCTCACAACGGTTtctaaagagagaagagaaagaaacaaaagctaAAAGAGGAGAAGAATTTAGCATAGCATTTCAGTGAACTTTACAGTTTCCCTAGCCATTAACAGCTCAGCTGAAAAATGCACAGAGCCGTCATCACCTTGCTGGTAGTTTTCACACAAACCCCACATTCTGGGACTGCCTGTGCAGAAATACTACCTTTGGGGACCTTTCTTGCTCTCCATCTTTGGGTCAATTTCAGTTCAGACCTCTACTCtatacacacaaacacacatagTCATCAAAATTCATTAGCCCTCACAGGAATGAAGGTATGAGCTCTTAGACCTCCCCAAATCTGCAAAGAGAATGTGTTCTCACACCTAGTTTAAGTCTAGAGAATGTTACTGCACTGTGAAACACAATGCCTTTACTCACTGAGATGGAAAACATTCAGACCCTGAAGGGAAGCTTCTTTATCCACTAAACCTTATGTATCACATAAAAAGGTAAGCTGACAACAGGTTTATGTAAGCATCTAATTAGAATCTAGTGCCTGTAGCTCATTAGAGGGCTTTGCCTATGCAGACAATATGATAACCAGTCCCATTGGGGTGATAAATGGGTTAACCACTGTTGTCTTTGAGAAATGCCTTGAAAGCACCCAGGGAGCCTCATCTCTCCTCACTTTGCATGAGGCtgtctcagcagcctctctaatCTAGGGGCTGCAAATTCATAATGCAGCATGTAACATCACTACCCCACTAAATCATAAGCAACAGGGAGTAACTGGAACACCTGAGCAAACATAGATCTTAACAGAGTAGAGGTGTGTTGGAAGCAAGAGATGCAACTTGGTGTGCTCCAGATATTTCTAGTACTCATAAACTCTTTGTGGCTATGTACTTCTCCCATAGAAGCCAAAATTGCAGAAGTTTCAGTTCAAGTCCTTATAATACTTAGGGAAGTGGAGCAAAAACGGTTGTATCCTAACAGAGTTTTGTGACCTGGGCACCAAAGCACAAAGCAAACTCACTTCCATTTTGGTGATGCCGTCCAACACCTCTCCTCTGATAGGTCAAGTGCATTATACAAGtagtaactaaaaaaaaaacgaGTAAGCAGTAACTGAAAAAGTAAAATATAAGTAGTAAAATATAAGTAGTAACTACAGTGGGTAACCAATGATTAAAATGTCAATCAACTGTACCACTGAAAGATTACAGCAGatgccttgaatacctccaggtatggggctccaaccaccttcccaggcaacctgttccagtgttccactatcttcatggtaaagaatctgttcctaacatccaatctaaatctgctcttctttggtttgtagccattgcccctcatcctatcactacaggcctttagCACAGAGCGCAAAGCTCCAAGATGCGCTGCAGTTTGGAATGGGTAGTGAAGATTTCATACTCTTTGAAATTTGGCAAGGAATTTGACCTGGCACAGTTCAACTTTCAGGGAAAGTGGCTCCCTATCACAAAGCATCCCATGGGGTTTATCAGACAAAGAGTCAGGGCTTGAGCTTCATGCCTCCTCCACAAGACAGAATTTAATTTAGCAGCCAAGTACTGTTGTATGTTTTGGTTATATGTTTGAATGTATCACTCTGTAGTAACAGCACCATCTGCAGGATTTTAGAGGGGGAACACAGACACCTTACTGCCAGCAGAACATCGCCCATACATCTGGAAAGGTTTTGCTGAGAAGCCTTCAGCTAGGGAAATATGAGCAGCCACGGGCCTCCGTGGAATAACACAGGGACGACTGCAATGCTTCATGGTGTTCTGGCACACCACAGGAGTTTTTCAAGGGAAATCCTGAATAGTTTGTGAGATTCTTCTTACTGAGGGGTTTTGGTACTGTGACAGCACTTCTACACAGGCATGAGCAAGTGGAACACATTGAGTAACAGCAGACGTGCCTTTTTTATCACCTCTTCTATTTAATCAGTCATCACTTTTTGACTTATTGGCAAATCTCATGTTAGGAGCCTATTAAATTAAAATGTAAGACATTTTAAATTCTTTGTCATGACTGTCATTCTTGGTGTTAATTAATCAAAAGGGTCCTCATTACACAGTGCAATTTCACCATGTCAAATGTACtagtgtccctctgctctggtaagaccacacctggagtactgcatccagctctggagccctcaatgcagaaaggacatggacctgatggatcGGCTCCAGAGGTATTAAGGAGGGGGctgaatctgggttagaagttaattgtaatgaggctgatataaaaaatattaaatagtttattaaatTTATAATGAAAAATTCCCAAAACTTATTACAATTAACACTTAATGTtttggctgggtgataggttggactggatgatcttggaggtctcttccaacctggttgattctatgattcacagagATTCTATTATGAGGTTGGTAAAACTATTTTTGCACAATGTATCTATAAAGTCAGATTAAATttaaatgatttaggaaaggttttagaaaaTGTTTGCCactggagagtcttgcagcacgaACTGCTGCTTAAAGGTTAAACATAAACATTCACAAACTTCAGAAAAGAGAGTTAGTTTACTCTCTGGTTAGAGTCTCAATATTTGTAATCCAAAAGTATATGTAGAAGCATAAATGAGGAAAAATATAGTACCAGCTACATGGTGGCCTTCCACAAGGTGATGATGTAGcaaggctttgctgcttgtgtaGCTCAGATTGAGCATGTTGTCTGAGAAGATCCACAGATGCAAGGCAAATCCTCTATGGCTCTCAGAAGGTCATCAGAGTGGTCAGCCACCTGGGTGTCACGGGATccaggtttgcaggctggagTAGTCCGATCGGGTGCAGTGTATAGCAAAGGAGTCGGTCCTCGGGCTGGAGCGGTGGCTGGCAGGTCCTGGTGTCGCAACTCGTTGCTAGGTTGTTGCCCAGGCCATTGCCTAGACTTGGCCAGAGTCAAACGGACTTGGGCTCGGCTTAGCTCAGGTACCCCAGCGTAGGGCAAACCCTTTCAGTCCCTCGGCTCAGTGCAGAAGACAGGTAAGGTCAGGCCTTCCCCTCGTGGGGGAAGCAAGTCCCCAGCTACACGTTGCAAAGGCTTGCAAGGCAAACGGGTAGTggacaaaacaaaggcagcagcagcaaacaaacaagtttgCTATGTTTTTAAACATTTTGATGAGTGTCTCTGACCAACAGCAACAGATAAAAATACCcctagaaccaatcctaagTAATTTCACCAAAAAAGTGAGCTGCACATGCCTAGCATCCGTGACCTGTGTTTACCAaagacaaagcaggctgcaaaacaaggccagaTATGGTGTCTGTggcagactgagaggtgccaaggattttgtctgctttcctgcttcttccacccAGGAAGAAGGGGAAGCAAGGTGGGTATTCAGCCAGGTGTTTAAGACATGTCTTGGATATGTATTctaggtataatttggaccttccaccacaagaGGAgaaccacaaaaatgatcagacgTCTGGTGCACCCCTcctctgaagacaggctgagagagctgggttgttcagcctggagaaggctctccAGGGAAACCTAATCAccacctgccagtacctgaagggggcctgcaagaaggctggagagggactgttttagaaaggcctgcagtgataggacgaggggcaatgttTTGAAAatagagatttagattggatgctaaGATAAATTTCTTTATAATgacagtggtggaacactggaacaagttgcccagagaggcagttgaggccccatccttggagatactccaggtgaggttcaacaagggctctgggcaacctgatctagttaaggatgcccctgcttactgcaggggagttgggctagatgaccctTAGAGGTCCTtaccaacctgggtgattccatAGAGATACTTTCTGAGTTACTCCCGGAAAATGTAGTTGTTTGTGGAGATGCAGGAGAGTACATAGGAGCTTTAGCTCCATCTAGTAGAGACTCTCGGTGCTTACAAAAGACGCTAAAGCAGTGCCCTCTTCTGGAGGCAGAACCATTCAACCGCGTTAACACAGGACAGGCCTTTGGGGCAAAATTAGCAGTCTCAGCAGCGCTGTTCTGTGTCTGTAAATTTGGCGCTGTGGTGTGAAATCCTAGTACTGGCCAAGTGTCTAACAGCTGACATCAGCCAGCCACTGAGCCACTGGCGTTTAGGGGAACTGTAAGCCTTTTACTCACAGGCCGCTTCCGATGAATAAAATGTCAGCACGAGAGGGGGCTGGTTTCTTTTACTGATTCATCAATCAAAGAACAACCTCAATGCATTTATCAGCCCAGCTTAAAAATTATACCGAGTTGTATCAGCATGCATCCAACTGTATGTGCTTGCAGAAAACTTATTTTTCTATCTAGATCTGTATTTTCtatgttgtttttgtttgagaCCAGCTTGAAAGGTAACTTTACCACTCTACTGTAAAGAATGTAATGTTGATGAACAGAGAAGGCAGCATTCCCCACAGAGTATGGTGATGCACATTCCTTCCAGAAGCACATTTAAAAGTTATTGCaatgaaacacagaatcatgagaagagcctgagggactGTGATCGTTGTAACTGTAAGCAgacatgtttttttctctcccagagTCACAGTAAATAGATCTGGAAGCGTTCCAAGAGGCTCTCTGATTGCTTTTTGCTTTAGCTGCATGCCGTGTTGCTGGAACAGTTGTGGAAAACTCAGGAGCAATGCTTTTCTCTCAGAATCAGTGCCAGTTTTGCCAGACTCAGTGACAGTGTGCACATAACTCAGTATGTGATGCTCAtccctcagccactgctcaggCACACAGTGAATTAATTGCACAGACTAAGACAGAAACGCAGCCTGCCTCAGGATCAGTGTTGTGCCCAGTGGCCCACGTGGCACTGCTACAGGGCACTGTAATGAAACATCCATGCTGGAATGAAGAGGAAAGCTCAAACATGGCATGACACTATAGAGAAAGAGGGAGCATGGGCTGGCTCTGCCTTTCATCAGTGTTGGCTCTGGTGCCACAGGCCTGAGCTAGGCAAGTAGTTCCCCCCACATCTCACCTCAGAGGTTCCCACAGGTGAGTGGTAGCTGTGGTTTCTCCCCAAGACTGACATATTTCCaagcattagaacaggttgcagtcaccgcccctggaggtgttcaaaaactgtGTAAGCATGGCATTTTGGACAATAGTTTAAAGGCCATGGTTGTGTTGGCTGGGCTCaacaatcttagaggtcttttccaaacaaaattaTTCTGTTTCTATGTTTCTCTCCCAGCAGAGATTCAAGGCTGGGAATCCAGTTCTCAAGAGCATGCCTGAGGAGGGCATGACTGAAGGACAGAGACTGTGAAAGCACTTAACAAGGTGACGGAAAATCTGCCACTCCACCTTTTACTTCAGCACCTGGCACAGTGAGCAAACCTATGACGGGACCAGCTTTAACCAGACAAGAAAGCTCATGGTGCGGTGCCCAGAGGTGCGTGCAGGGGTGAGCGGGACCGACGATGAGCAGGGAAGAACATAAGCAAAGGATCAGACATACCACAACGAGGGCAGATCCGCCTCCTCGGCCCGCCGAGAGGAGCGCTCAGCACAAACCCCGCACACTGCCCTCCGCTGACAGCCGCAGGCGCCGCAGCACTcccgccccgcgccgccgccaCACGCACAGCGCGCGTGCGCCGCGGGCGGGCCAAGCTGCGCTCTGCGGGAGCCGCTGCGCATGCGCCAGCGCGTCCCCTCCAGGAGGCGGGAGGGAgcgggggcagctgctgctggcttggcGGAGTCATGGCGTGTGCTGCGGCGGCTAAGAACGGTGGAAGCTCCTTCTCCGACCGGCACGCCCGCCTTCTCCTAGCTCAGATCAACCGGCTGCGGGCCGGGGAGAGCTTCTGCGACGTGCGGCTGGAGGTGGGCCCGGAGGCATTCGCCGTTCATCGGCTGGTGCTGGCGGCCAGCAGCCCCTACTTCGCAGCGCTCTTCGCCAGCGGCATGAAGGAGTCCGGCCGGGACGTGGTGCGGATCGCAGGCGTCGAGGCGGACACCTTCCACACGCTCCTCGACTTCATCTACACAGGTAACGGCTGGCGGCGGGTCGCGGGGGCGATTGCTCGGCGGCTGGGTCAGGGCGtcggctgcccagggtggctgcAGCCTCGAGCGGAGCCCCGCTGTGCTGTGCGTGCCCGCAGGGGTGGTGAGCATCGGGGAGCACAACGTTCAGGAGCTGATCGTCGCCGCCGACATGCTGCAGCTCACCGAGGTGGTGGAGCTCTGCTGCGAGTTCCTGAAGGGGCAGATCGACCCGCTGAATTGCATCGGCCTCTTCCAGTTCTCCGAGCAGATCGCCTGTCATGACTTAATGGAGTTCAGCGAGAGCTACATCCATGCACACTTCTTGGAGGTGCAGAGCGGGGAGGAGTTCCTGGCGCTGACCAAAGAGCAACTGGTGAAGATCTTGCGAAGCGAGGACCTCAGCATCGAGGACGAGTACCAGGTTTTTATAGCGGCAATGCAGTGGATTTTGAAGGATgtggggaaaaggaagaaatatgTCGTAGAAGTACTGGAGCCTGTCCGATTCCCTCTGCTACCAGCACAGAAGCTATTAAAATATATAGAAagtaagtgaaagaaggaaagaaaggcaatCAGATGCTTGTATGTGAGCAAACCACGTGTTGTTTAGGgttgctgaggaagctggggtcgttcagtctggaggaggctgaggggagacagacctcattgatctctacagctacctgaagggaggttgtcgctaagagaggcagcagcctcttcttggtggcaagtgacgggactagaggaaatggtttcaagctgcaccaggggaggtttaggctggatggtaggaaatAGTTTTTCACAGAATAGTTCTTCCCTGgtgcagggaagatttaggctggatggaAGGAAACAGTTCTTCACAGGTTataaaacactggaatggtgTGCCCTTGGTAGTAGTgaagtcactgcccctggaggtgtttaagtagcatgtggacctggcacttagggacatgatttagtgttgacccttcagtgctgcgtggagagttggactggatgatctttgaggtctcttccaactgggtgttttctgtgattctgtgatgggatTTTGAGATTAATAGTGTGATTTGAAAATACTTAACTTTATAGCAAGCAAGTTGTAAACCACCTTAAAAGCTGGTTTTCAAAAAGTTTTATAAAAGTAGGCAAATGTCTGCTGTTTTAGGAGAAGCTTGGAGCTGTTCTACAACTGAGTTACTTGTAATTTTTGACTGTGCCTTTTTTTATCTGCTTTTTAATTTGAGGTATTCCAGATTTCAGCCTTCGAGTGGCCCTGCAGACTCTGTTGAAAGAATATTGTGAAGTTTGTAAATCTCCCAAAGAGAACAAGGTCAGCAGTTTTCTGCAAGCTTCTAAAGGTCGTCCCCGGAGGAAAGCCAGGAAGTACCTTTATGCAGTAGGTTAGAATGTGGCTGTTTGAACCTTGTAAAAGACATTATGAAGTAGTATCTCATATTGCAGTACTGAAGGAGATACTGATTTTTTTATTAATAGCAAAATATTTCATCTGGATGAGTTGCCACGTTAGCTCTGTTCTGCTTAGAAttgcagagagaggcagcatcCGCATTTCATGTCATTGTGATGTGGCATTCAAAGCCTAGAGTTGCCTTTTTGAAATTATTTGCCTTTGGTGGAAATCTGAAGATCAGCAGAGGATTTCCCTGTGGTTCACTGCTGCTATGGTATGTGCAGATTCACCGCACTCTTTGTTTTTCTGGAGGCTGAAGTTTTCTCTTGTCCAGAATATCCTAGTTCGTGTGATGGGATACTTGAAACTGCAAAGCAGCacctttgtgttggaagggaatGCTTCTGTCACTCTGGGGGAAGTAACATTGCCTTAAGATAGCAAAAGCTGTTAGCTGGTCTCTGTATTTTACTAAGAACACAAATGGTAGTATTTGTAGCGTTGGGATGAAGTGGTCAGTGCAGGCACAAGTTGCATGATCCTCAAGGCAACCATTCTTCCTTATGTGCTGAAGAAACAATGCTACTTGGAAAAGTTCAGTTCCTACTAGAAGTGGCTAATGTATGTTAccgtgtttttttttccatagtttAGGTGTAGGAGCATGGGGACAAACAGGAAGCTTTTACTCAGCCGTGATCTTTCCACTTACTTTGTAGGTGGCTATACCCGTTTGCAAGGAGGGCGCTGGAGTGACAGTAGAGCCCTCAGCTGTGTGGAACGATTTGACACCTTCAGCCACTACTGGACCACAGTGTCCTCTCTCCACCAGGCCCGGAGTGGGCTGGGTGTGGCTGTGGTGGGAGGAATGATCTATGCCATTGGAGGTAACAGCTGAAACATGCTTTCTTTGTTAAATGGGTACTCGTAGGTAGGCATTTTGTAATGTTTTCTTTCTATAAGTGGTTCTGAGGAACTCAGTGGATAAGACAACTTTCAGATAAAATAACAATCAAATCAGAATTACCTGGTTCTCTACTATCGCTGCTCTGCAAATGCCTATTTGGGCTCCTGTCTTGGCCATTTTTTTACAGATCTTCCCACCCTTCATGTCCTAGAAGCAAGGATATGGACAGGTGTAGATACATGAGGAGACATTGGATATTCTGCAGACTTTGTGTACTGCCACTAATATAATTTACTTTCTCACTTAAGTCTAGCAGAAGCCTATGGTATAAAAAGCAGTAGCACAGGACAGACCACTTACAGTCTACCCACACAGAAAGGTTTATTATGTATGCACAAAAATGGGATGAATAGCTGTGCTAGTCCATCATTAAAGAATGCATGTGTATACTAGTTTGTCACCACAGAGCACATTCTTTGGTCTTGACAGCCCTGTCaactgtgctgcagaggaaatAATGTGTAGCACTGTGGTTCACCCCTCTGTTTTCAGTAATGTTTCAGGGAACTGTTGATGAAAGCTGTTCCTAGTGATGATTCAACTCTAGGTATAAACAAAGCTTTTGCTACTTTGGCCATCTGGCTAGCTGAAAAAAAGCTCTTGTATTCAAATACTGTCAGTTTGGGTAGAAGTTGAAGAATGCTTCTATATCTGTAGTGTGAAATACTGTGTTTCCTCCTTCTCTGTTCTTGCTCTTATTACCTAGGTGAGGACAGTGCGATGATTTTTGACTGTACTGAACGTTATGATCCTGTAACTAAACAGTGGAGCACTGTGGCTTACATGAACCATCCCCGTTGTGGACTGGGAGTTTGCACATGCTATGGTGCTATCTATGCTCTGGGTAAGTTTTGGGGTCTTTCTAGGTGAAGTTAATTGTAAAGGTATTAATTCATGGAACTTGTAATCTTACTTGGTGTTGCAAGTTTGCAAACTTAAATTTTGAAAAACAGCTGTTTATATGAGCATTACTGTACCAAATCTTTGATAATACTTCTTTCCAGTGTAGATTGCATGCTGGTTTCGGAGTTAGTTTGTCCTGGAACAGTGCACTGCATCTCTAAAACATGGAGGTAACGCACGGCTCCACGGCACTAATTCTTTCTTATGTTTGCTGTTATTTGTAGGAGGTTGGGTTGGAGCAGAGATTGGCAACACAATTGAAAGATTCGATCCTGAAGAAAACAGTTGGGATGTGGTGGGAAACATGGCTGTGCCCCGTTACTGCTTTGGGTGTTGTGAAATGCAAGGTGAATATTGTTAAGTTTGTATCCATGATTAGTCCGAAGAGCCATTGGATTTTGAAGCTTTATGTTTCAGGCACAAGTTTTTGCCTTTGTCTTGCACTATGCTGTTAGTTGCACAAGCTTGTGCCTCACTTAATTGTCCTTTTAGTATTTTACTTGGCTGCCAGCATGGTTATCCAGCTCATCTTTAATAACTGATTTTCCTTCCTGATAACTGTTTCTATTTACCTCCTGTatttgggtttgtgtgtgtgtctttgtgACAGTAGTTGCTAGTGTTTATTTTAAGACAGCTATGTGTTAAATGGTCCTGGCCcaatcagcagctgcagccttctgaatTCTCTTCCCTACACTTCATTAATTAGTGCTTTCATCAGAGTTTCTAGTGCTTGAGCCTCAAGTTGCCTATTTGAAAGCTGTATGTATGCAACTACTGGACAAATGAAAGACTTATCGGGCATTCTTAAACCATCTTAATGTCAGGCTGAAACTTGTTTTGTGACAaacattttctctctaacctttCTATTTTGAAACCTAATAGAGGAAAAACCTCTTGTTTCTACAGGTTTGATTTATGTTGTGGGTGGTATCAGCAGTGAAGGTGTAGAGCTGCGTTCTGTTGAAGTCTATGACCCAATATCTAAACGTTGGTCTGAGCTCGCTCCAATGGGCACCCAAAGAGCATATCTTGGTGTAGCTGCTCTCAACGATTGTATCTATGCTGTGGGAGGCTGGAATGAATCTCAGGATGCACTTGCTACTGTAGAAAGATATTCCTTTGAAGAGGTATGGTAGAGTCCCATGCTTTCACAAATATGAAGATTGCATCAACTATAGAGATAGCCTGCTTcctttctttaaaaataaagaagctGGAAATTTCATTTCATTATCACTACTGGCCAGCTTCAGTGACCTCAGGGTCTGTCTGTCCTAACCAGTCTGTAGCATGTTGCTATCTTTGACTTGAGTGTGTGGTGTTACAAAGATTGCATGCATG
This window harbors:
- the IPP gene encoding actin-binding protein IPP: MACAAAAKNGGSSFSDRHARLLLAQINRLRAGESFCDVRLEVGPEAFAVHRLVLAASSPYFAALFASGMKESGRDVVRIAGVEADTFHTLLDFIYTGVVSIGEHNVQELIVAADMLQLTEVVELCCEFLKGQIDPLNCIGLFQFSEQIACHDLMEFSESYIHAHFLEVQSGEEFLALTKEQLVKILRSEDLSIEDEYQVFIAAMQWILKDVGKRKKYVVEVLEPVRFPLLPAQKLLKYIESIPDFSLRVALQTLLKEYCEVCKSPKENKVSSFLQASKGRPRRKARKYLYAVGGYTRLQGGRWSDSRALSCVERFDTFSHYWTTVSSLHQARSGLGVAVVGGMIYAIGGEDSAMIFDCTERYDPVTKQWSTVAYMNHPRCGLGVCTCYGAIYALGGWVGAEIGNTIERFDPEENSWDVVGNMAVPRYCFGCCEMQGLIYVVGGISSEGVELRSVEVYDPISKRWSELAPMGTQRAYLGVAALNDCIYAVGGWNESQDALATVERYSFEEEKWAEVASMKIPRAGVCVVAVNGFLYALGGRAPSQDFAAPVTSDSVEVYNPHMDSWTEIANMITSRCEGGVAVL